A section of the Mesorhizobium loti genome encodes:
- a CDS encoding helix-turn-helix domain-containing protein, producing the protein MPIRVRLNVVLAERNVKSKDLAEHVGITEANLSLLKQGKVKGIRFDTLERICEYLDCEPGDLLRFEKPSE; encoded by the coding sequence ATGCCCATAAGGGTCAGGCTCAACGTCGTCCTAGCCGAACGCAATGTGAAGTCCAAGGATCTGGCCGAGCATGTCGGCATCACCGAGGCCAATCTCTCCCTGTTGAAGCAGGGAAAGGTCAAGGGCATCCGCTTCGACACGTTGGAGCGTATCTGCGAATATCTCGACTGCGAGCCAGGCGATCTGCTGCGGTTCGAGAAACCATCCGAATAA